The DNA window CCGCGTCTTGGGCAATCCCCAGGCGGCGCGCAGCTTGAGCACGGTCGTATCGTCGTCGAGCATGTATAGGCCGGCCGCCTGGCAGCCGAGGGCCTGCGCCCCGCCGCGCAGGGCCGCTTCCAATCGCCGGGCCAGATGCCGGTTGGAATCCGAGCCGCTGATTACGGGCACGCCGGCCGCCAGTTCGGCCTCGCGTAGCCACAGCGTGTGCTCGAGCCGAAGCGTGTGGTTGACCAACCCCGCCAGCGCGGTGCCGAGTTTGCTTGCGGCATCGAATGAGGCGGACGTCGGGGCGCTCTCGCCCGGGCTTTCCAGCGCAAGCAATCCCGAGGGAGCCTTGGGCTCGACCGTCAGGGGCGCGCTCCAGCGCAGCTCGACATTGTTCGCCGGCGCTTGTTCGTAATAGCGCAACGGCCAGCCGGTCGATTGCTCGAAGGCGGCGCAAAGCTGGTTCCAGCCGGGAATCAGCTCGGCCGAAGGCAGCGGCACCGCGGCCGGCGGATCCTCGACATGGATCCGTAAATACGGAGGAATCGACTTATTCACGCGCCACACCTGCTCGGGGGCAAGAACGCCTTCCCAAAGGAAAACAATCGTTCCTTGACCCAATCGAGGCAGGCGACAGCCAGGGCCGCGATCGCGCAGGGAGCGATCATAGGCCTGCTTGTCGACGCACTTCCTCCAGCATCCTTAGCCGGCAGGGTTTCTCATCGGCTGCGCTGGTTGGCGAACTGCAGTCGACCTTGCGGCCGCGCGGAACGTCTGTCGAAGTCGGGTGCCGTTACAACCCGTGCACGACGACCGTCTTGAGCTCGGTCATTTCGGCGATGGCGTAACGTGGGCCTTCCTTGCCCATGCCGCTGTCCTTGAGCCCTCCATAGGGCATCAGATCGGCACGCCACTGTGGACCCCAATTGATGTGCAAGTTGCCCGCATCGACTTCGCGGGCAAACCGCAAGGCACGCCCCAGATCGCGCGTGAAAACGCCCGCGGCGAGACCATAGCGGCTGTCGTTGGCCAGCGCGATCGCCGCGTCGAGCGAATCGGCGCGCAGCACGGCGACGGCGGGCCCGAACAGCTCGTCGCAACTGACGCGCATGCGCGGATCGACGTCGGCCACGAGCGTCGCGGCAAATCGGGCGCCTTCGCGCTGGCCCCCCGCGATCAGCCGCGCGCCGCCTTGGAGCGCCTCGTCGACCCACTGGCCGACGCGAACGGCGTCCTGCTCGCGAATCATGGGCCCCATCTTCGTGGCCGGATCGAGCGGGTCGCCGATGTGCAGCGCCTCGACGCGCGGCTTGAGCTGTGCGAGCAAGTCGTCGTAGACGCCCCCCTGTGCGATGACGCGCTGGGTCGAGATGCACACCTGGCCGGCATTGCTATAGCCCGTCGCAACGGTCGCCTCGACTACCTGGTACAGGTCGGCGTCGTCCATAACGATCAATGGGCTGTTGCTGCCCAATTCCATCGTCACGCGTTTCAGGCCCGCCTGTCGGCAGATGTGCTCGCCTACATCGCGGCTGCCGGTGAAGCTGATTTTGCGCACGCGCGGGTCCGCACAGAGCGGGTCGCCGACCTCGGCTCCCGAGCCCGTCAGGCAGGCGATACCCAGGGGCGGCAGCCCGGCGGCAAGCAGGATCTCGACGAGCTTCAACGCCGAAAGCGGCGTGTCCGAGGCCGGCTTGAGTACGACCGAGTTGCCTGCGGCCAGCGCGGGGCCAACCTTGTGGCAGACGAGATTGAGCGGGAAGTTGAACGGCGTGATCGCCGCGACCACTCCGCAGGGCACGCGGAGTGTAAAGCCGAGCTTGCCGGCGCCGCCCGGCGCGCCGTCGAGCGGCAGGCCTTCGCCCGCGATACGCCGCGCCTCTTCTGCCGACAACAGCATCGTTTCCGTGGCGCGGGTCACCTCGAATCGCGCCTCGGCAAGCGTCTTGCCTTCCTCGCGGCTGATCGTCTGAGCCAGGTCGTCGGCAGCGCGCTCCATCCCCGTGACGGCCCGACGCAGGATCTGCCCGCGGTCGTAGCCCGGCAGGCGGCGCATTTCGACGGCGCCCTCGCAGGCGCCGGCCAGGGCGTCGTCCACGTCGGCCGCATCGGCCTTGGGAACCGTGTCGATCACGCGGCCGTCGTAGGGATTGCGAACTTCGATCTGCTGTGGCTTATCGCGCCAGGCGCCGCGGACAAACATCTGCATGAGAGTGAGACCTTGGGCCGGAAAATAGAACGGGTGACCGCTGCTTGCCGGCATTGTAGCGGGGGCGAATGCAGGGCACGTGAGACTGCGGCGCCGCAGGCACTGGTTGCGGGCCACCCGCGCTGCGAGTATCGTCTGGCTCTGATCTCTGCTTGTTCGCTCAGGTGTCCGGAGCCCGCCCTGTATGGCAATCCCTTCACAATTGGCTCTTGAGAAGTCGCCGGGCGCGAGCAGTGTGCCGGCGGGCAACATGCCCCGCGTGGTGGCGCGAGCGCTGTGGGTGGTTTGGGCCGTGCTGCTGCTGGGCGGGTTCTGCTACGGACTCGCAACGGTGGATGATGCCGACGCCAGGCAGCACATTCCGACGGTGGGACGCATGGGCTCGTCGCTCGTGCTGGTGATCGCCGGCATCGTCGGCGCATGGGGGGCCATCGGCACGCCTGCGCTGCGCTATGCGGTGCTTGTGGCCCTGGGGATGGCCGCGGGCTTTCTGGGCGATTTATTCAACGCCAACCTGATCCATTTCGCTTTTCGCGACAATCCGACGATGGGCGGCATCGTCTCGTTTGCCATCGGTCACATCTTCTACATCGCCGCCGGCGTGTATCTGGCACGCCGCGCGGGATTCAACGACCGCTTCAAGTGGTTGGTCGCCGTCTTGGGCTGGCAATTGATCGGCCTGGCGGGGTGGTTCGGCGTCGTGTTTCTCGCCGGCAACGTCGGCACGCTCCACTGGGCCGCCCTGCCCTATTCGCTGCTCTTGGCCGGCACGGCCGGCATGGCCAAGGCGATCGGATGGCACTCGTCGAAGTTCGCGCCACTGGCCCTCGGCGGGGCCCTGTTTCTGATGAGCGATTTGATCCTGGCCTTCGAGCTGTTTCGCGGCAGTTTTCCCTGGGGTGGTGATGCCGTCTGGCTCACCTATGGCCCCGGGCAGATGCTGATCGTCTATTCGCAGTGGCCCGCGCTGCGCAAACTCGTCGGCGGTTGATCGAGATGCCGACCGAGCGGCCTCGGCGACGCGCGCTGCGTGCGATCACCAAGCGGCCGTGCATCAGCGTTCGCCAGATGCACTGTGCGACCGGTTGGCCGTCGAGCCGAGGAATCCGTTCCTTGCCGCCTCGAGCAGCGCCAGGACGGCCGGATGTTGGACCCGCCGTTGCGTGGTGATGGCATAAAACCGCGAGCGGATTTCCGGCACCTGGCCCACGATCTCGACGCGATACTGCCGGCGGACGTCGTCGACCACCACCGACGGCACGGGAAAAGCGCCCACGCCGGCCAGGCCGAATTCTTTCAACAGGGCGCTATCTTCGAATTGTCCCAAGATGTGCGGTACGAGTTGGCGCGCCTCGAGCCAGGCGTCAATCGAGCGGCGGAGTTGCGTATTCTCGGTGGGGAGCAGCAGCGGGGCCTGATGAAGCGAGTGTGGGAACTTGCCGCGTAGCCGGCGCGCCAACGGTCGCGCCGCGCAAAAGGCCACGGCGCTATCGCCGAGGATGTGTTCGAACGCCTTGACCCGTACGCCTAAGCCAATGGGTGCGTCGCTGAGCAGCACGTCGAAGCGATGCACGGCCAGGTCGGCCAGCAATTGGTCGAACTTCGCTTCACGGCATTCCAATTGCACCGGCTGCGGCAGTTGCAAGGCGGGGGCCAGCAGCCGGTAAGTCACCAGCTTGGGCATCACGTCGGGCACGCCGACCACGAGCCGCGGAGCGCGATCGGGCGTACCACCGGCGAAGGCCTGCGTCAGCTCTCGGGCATGGGCGAACATTTCGTCGGCGTGGCGATAGACCATTTGGCCCACTTCGGTCAGCGCCAGCGTCCGGCCTGCTCGGCGGAACAGCTTGCAGCCGAGCGCCCGTTCCAGGCTGCGAATTTGCATGCTGACCGTCGGCTGCGCGAGATGGAGCTTCGCGCAGGCCGCGGCGACCGTACCTTCGTGTGCCACCGTCCAGAAATAGAGCAGGTGGTGGTAGTTCAGGTCGTAGAGCGAGACCGGCGTGGCCATCGATCTAAATTTTCTATGTAAAGCGTTAAGCGACTCTATTAGTCGATTGTTGCCCCCGACGCAACAATGTATCAAGGGGCATTTTCAGGCCCGGCCGGCTGCGCGGCGGATGTCGACTCACGCGATTGTGCGGAGAATGCCGATGCTTCCGGATACAGCGTCGTTTCGACGCGTCAGGGTGTTGCATGCATAGCGATGAATTCGTAGCGGACAGCCCCGGCGAGCCGCTCGGCGTCCTCGAGGTCGAAGCCGTGCCTGCCGCACGCGTCGCGGCGCTGGCCGGCATGGTCGATCAAGCGGCGCAGCGCTTGGGCCTGCTGTTGGATTCGGTGATGAACCACCGGTCGTCGCGTGCTGCGCTCGAACAGGCCGCCGGCGATTGGCCGCAGGCATGGAGCGCGGCGTTTGCGACCGCGGCCTCGGCACGCGGTATGCGGGCCGTCGAGTTGTCGCTGACGCCCGCCGAATTTGATCGCTGCCTCGCCGGACGCGAACTGTTGGTGACTTGGCGCCCCGTGCCAGGCGAACCTGGCCCCCACGCAGACGGCGAGTGGTTGCTCGTCGTGGGCCGCAAGCGCAACGAACTATTGGCCGTCGATTCGCAGGGGCGCGAGCTCACAGTCCGAATCTCCGATCTGTATCCCCAATCCGGGCGGTTGGAGCCGCGCACCGTCTGGTGCATCGTGGCGCCCGAGTATGCCGTCGGCGAAGCTCCGGAATCCGGCTGGCCCGCGCAGGCCGCGGTGCAGTCCTTGGACCCTCACGGTCCTGGTTCGATCGGGCCGCTGCGCCGATTGATCCAGTTGCTGCGCCGCGATCGGGCCGACCTGTGGACGGTGGTCATCTTTGCCGTCGCCGTCGGTCTGCTGAGCCTGGCGGTGCCGATCGCCGCCGAGTTGCTGTTCAGCTCGGTCATCTTTGGCAACTTGTTGCAGCCGGTGCTCTATCTGACCTTGCTGCTCGGCGGGGCGCTCGTGTTTTCTTCGACGCTCCAGGCGCTGCAAATCTACGTCGTCGAGTTGATGCAGCGGCGGCTCTTCGTTCGTGTGGCGGCAGATCTCACGGTGCGCTTGCGCCGCGTCGATCCCGCGGTTTGGGACGAACATCATGGTCCCGAGCTGGTCAATCGCTTTTTCGACATCCTGACCGTGCAGAAGGTCGGCGCATCGCTGCTGCTGGACGCCCTGAGCCTGGTCATCGTGGCGCTGGTCAGCATGGTGGTGCTGGCGTTTTATCATCCCTTCCTGCTGGGCTTCGATCTGTTGCTGATGGCGGCGATTGCGGCCGCCCTGTTCGTGCTGGGCCGCGGCGCGGTCGATTCGGCAATCGCCGAGTCGCGATCGAAATATGCCGTGGTCGGCTGGCTCGAGGATCTGACCCGGCATTTGTTGCTGTTCAAGCTGGCCGGCGGCGGCGAGTTTGCCTGGCGCCGCTCGGAGAGCCTGATCAAGGAATACCTGGCCAATCGCCAGTCGCACTTCCGCATCCTGTTTCGACAGATTGGGTTTTCGCTCGGCCTGCAAGCCGTCGCCACGACGGCCTTGTTGGGAATCGGGGCGTGGCTGGTCATCGAGCGCACGCTCACCTTGGGGCAACTCGTGGCGGCCCAGTTACTGCTGTCGAACATCGTGGCGGCCTTTGCCAAGCTCGGCAAACACATCGAAGGCTACTACGACCTGATGGCCGCCACGGTCAAGGTGGGTCACCTGCTCGACCTGCCGTTGGAACCGTCGGGTGGAAGCCAGACGCTCATGGTCCCTGCCCCTGCGCGACTCGAGCTGCGGCGGCTGTCGTTTTCGTTTGCGCCGCGGAGCCGCTTGTTGGATCGCATCAACCTGGTTCTGGAACCGGGCCAGAGTGTGGCCCTGATCGGTCGGGAAGGCAGCGGCAAGAGTGCCCTGGTCGACCTGATTCACAGTCTGCGCCGACCCAGCTCGGGCGTGATCTTGCTCGATGGCGAGGACGTGCGCGAATACTCGCTGGAAGCCCTGCGCCGGCAGATCGTCACGGTGCGCCAGGCCGAACTGTTCGACGGCACAATCGCAGAAAACGTAACGCTCGATCGGCCCGAGGTGTCGCGGCGCGACCTGCACGAAGCCATCCAGGCGGCCGGCCTGTTGGAAGATATCGGCAAGCTGCCCGATGGCCTGCGGACGCGCATCACGGCGGGCGGGACCCCGTTGTCGGATTCCCAAGCACTGCGGCTGACGCTGGCCCGGGCCTTGGCGGGCCGGCCGAGGCTGTTGATCCTCGATGAGACGCTCGATCGCTTGTCCCGTCCGGCGCGGCAACGGTTGCTCGACTATCTGCTGCGGCCGCAGCGCCCCTGGACATTGTTGATCGTGACCAATCTGGAAGACGTGGCCGACCGCTGCGACCGGATCGAGCAGCTCGACGCGCTGGGAGGCCACGACGATGCCTAAGCTCTTCGGCTGGCGATGGCCGCGCCCGGCGCAGGTCGATGCCGATCTGCCGGCCATGTCCCAAGTCGTCACGCCGCGATTTATTCACCGCCTGGCCCGGTATCTGGGCGTGCTGCTCACAGGTGTGCTGTTGCTGGTGGGGATCGTACCGTGGCAGCAGACAGCGGCCGGCAAGGGGCGCGTCGTCGCCTTTGCGCCGCTGGAGCGCCGGCAGGTGATCGAGGCGCAGATCTACGGCCGTGTCAGCCGTTGGGACGTCCGCGAAAACAGCTACGTTAACCAACACGACCCGATCGTCGAGATCCTGGACAACGATCCCAATCTCGTGGCCAG is part of the Pirellulales bacterium genome and encodes:
- a CDS encoding aldehyde dehydrogenase family protein: MQMFVRGAWRDKPQQIEVRNPYDGRVIDTVPKADAADVDDALAGACEGAVEMRRLPGYDRGQILRRAVTGMERAADDLAQTISREEGKTLAEARFEVTRATETMLLSAEEARRIAGEGLPLDGAPGGAGKLGFTLRVPCGVVAAITPFNFPLNLVCHKVGPALAAGNSVVLKPASDTPLSALKLVEILLAAGLPPLGIACLTGSGAEVGDPLCADPRVRKISFTGSRDVGEHICRQAGLKRVTMELGSNSPLIVMDDADLYQVVEATVATGYSNAGQVCISTQRVIAQGGVYDDLLAQLKPRVEALHIGDPLDPATKMGPMIREQDAVRVGQWVDEALQGGARLIAGGQREGARFAATLVADVDPRMRVSCDELFGPAVAVLRADSLDAAIALANDSRYGLAAGVFTRDLGRALRFAREVDAGNLHINWGPQWRADLMPYGGLKDSGMGKEGPRYAIAEMTELKTVVVHGL
- a CDS encoding lysoplasmalogenase translates to MAIPSQLALEKSPGASSVPAGNMPRVVARALWVVWAVLLLGGFCYGLATVDDADARQHIPTVGRMGSSLVLVIAGIVGAWGAIGTPALRYAVLVALGMAAGFLGDLFNANLIHFAFRDNPTMGGIVSFAIGHIFYIAAGVYLARRAGFNDRFKWLVAVLGWQLIGLAGWFGVVFLAGNVGTLHWAALPYSLLLAGTAGMAKAIGWHSSKFAPLALGGALFLMSDLILAFELFRGSFPWGGDAVWLTYGPGQMLIVYSQWPALRKLVGG
- a CDS encoding LysR family transcriptional regulator, with the protein product MATPVSLYDLNYHHLLYFWTVAHEGTVAAACAKLHLAQPTVSMQIRSLERALGCKLFRRAGRTLALTEVGQMVYRHADEMFAHARELTQAFAGGTPDRAPRLVVGVPDVMPKLVTYRLLAPALQLPQPVQLECREAKFDQLLADLAVHRFDVLLSDAPIGLGVRVKAFEHILGDSAVAFCAARPLARRLRGKFPHSLHQAPLLLPTENTQLRRSIDAWLEARQLVPHILGQFEDSALLKEFGLAGVGAFPVPSVVVDDVRRQYRVEIVGQVPEIRSRFYAITTQRRVQHPAVLALLEAARNGFLGSTANRSHSASGER
- a CDS encoding ATP-binding cassette domain-containing protein, whose product is MHSDEFVADSPGEPLGVLEVEAVPAARVAALAGMVDQAAQRLGLLLDSVMNHRSSRAALEQAAGDWPQAWSAAFATAASARGMRAVELSLTPAEFDRCLAGRELLVTWRPVPGEPGPHADGEWLLVVGRKRNELLAVDSQGRELTVRISDLYPQSGRLEPRTVWCIVAPEYAVGEAPESGWPAQAAVQSLDPHGPGSIGPLRRLIQLLRRDRADLWTVVIFAVAVGLLSLAVPIAAELLFSSVIFGNLLQPVLYLTLLLGGALVFSSTLQALQIYVVELMQRRLFVRVAADLTVRLRRVDPAVWDEHHGPELVNRFFDILTVQKVGASLLLDALSLVIVALVSMVVLAFYHPFLLGFDLLLMAAIAAALFVLGRGAVDSAIAESRSKYAVVGWLEDLTRHLLLFKLAGGGEFAWRRSESLIKEYLANRQSHFRILFRQIGFSLGLQAVATTALLGIGAWLVIERTLTLGQLVAAQLLLSNIVAAFAKLGKHIEGYYDLMAATVKVGHLLDLPLEPSGGSQTLMVPAPARLELRRLSFSFAPRSRLLDRINLVLEPGQSVALIGREGSGKSALVDLIHSLRRPSSGVILLDGEDVREYSLEALRRQIVTVRQAELFDGTIAENVTLDRPEVSRRDLHEAIQAAGLLEDIGKLPDGLRTRITAGGTPLSDSQALRLTLARALAGRPRLLILDETLDRLSRPARQRLLDYLLRPQRPWTLLIVTNLEDVADRCDRIEQLDALGGHDDA